Part of the Triticum aestivum cultivar Chinese Spring chromosome 4D, IWGSC CS RefSeq v2.1, whole genome shotgun sequence genome is shown below.
AGAGAAGAAGCTGGATATCAGATTCATTCCATCAAAAGATCAAGTGGCAGACGGGTTCATCAAGGCATTGCCTGCTCGGCCATTTGAAGAGTTCAAGAGGAATATCAACCTAGGATAGttaagattaagggagggtgttagagttTATGTGTAATACGTTTGTAATCTCAACtaaacccctctctctctcttatccCGTAGTATATCTAAACCACCGAATCCTAGAGATCGGTAAGTCCTCAACTTGTACTCCAAGCTTGGCCTTGCGCCCCAATCAATATAAGTCCAACGCGGCTTCCTTACGAGGGAGTAGAAACGCTTCCTGACAGGAAGGATATCTACGTCGCCGTCAGGGACGCCGCTGGGCTTCCTGAGAGCCCAGAGGAAGCGCGTCCCGGTGAGCTCCAGGCCTAGTGCCATCTCGTGCACCAGCTCCGTGCTCAGCGGTGCCTCGCTTCCCAGCGCGACGTAGACGACGGACTTGTCCGGCTGCCGGTCGAGCCATGAGACGAGTGCGTCGCCCTTCTCGGTCGCCGCTCCGTTTATTATCCTCAAGCCTCGACTTCCTGCAAAAGGGGGCGGCAGCAGACCGACTGGGGAGACCGGCTTCCCGAAGATCTTGGACAGGAGTGGCACGGATTCCGGCTCCAACTCAGCGCAGCACCGATGGGCGATGATCTTGCAGGTCTCGTAGGTGAACATGCACCGCTGGGCTAGTGATGCCCCGAGCTCCTCGTGCGCGACCGTGGACACACGCGGCACACCATAGAGGACGGACGTACCGGCAGAGTAAATCAAGAACACCACAGACGGCACCTTCCGGTcgagcgccgccgcggcgaccaggTGGTGGAAGGTGTCGATGACGACCCAGTCCGGCTTCTTGCCGCTGCCTGCCTCGAGGAAGGCGGAGAAGGGAGCGGCTAGGCCGTCGGAGGCCTTCTGGAGGAGGTCGTACTTGTCTCTTGTTTGTTTGTCCAAATAAATCACAATAGCGTACGAGTGTGCGTGGGCCAGTCCCTCCGCACACGGACAattgtgagtcgatggttgacttatAACTGGGGCCCCTACAAAATATacgccccctagttgcgagtcgaaggTTGACTTGCAATTGGGCCCCTAAAAAAACTACAAGCCTCGAGTTGCAAGtcgggggtggacttgcaactagggtgaaaacaaaacaacacccccgagttgcgagtcgagggtggacttttAACTTGAGTGAATACAAACTACATCCCCCAaagttgcgagttgagggtggacttgcaactagggcaactacAAAACTACATCCCCGAGTTGCGAGCACATGGTTAACTTGCAACTGGGCAGAATACTTAAACTATATCCCTCGAGTTGCAAGtcgggggtggacttgcaactgggccgacaAAAAACCCTTGTCGCAGGTCGAGGGTCAAATTGCAACTACcatgaaacaagaaaaaaaacaccacctgagttgcgagtcgagggtggacttgcaactagggcaactacAAAAACTATATCTCGAGTTGCGAGCACATGGTTGACTTGCAACAGGGGCGATTACAAACTACATCCTCTCGACTTGCGAGTCGattgtggacttgcaactggagTGAATAGAAACTACATCCCCCCTCCCCCCGAGTTGTGAGTTGagcgtggacttgcaactagggcaactacAAAACTACATCCCCGAGTTGCAAGTCGGGGGTGGACTTGCACTTGGGTCGACAGAAAACCCTAGTTACAGGTCGAGGGTAAAATTGCAACTACcatgaaacaagaaaaaaaacaccccccgagttgtgagtcgagggtggacttgcaactagggcaactacAAAAACTACATTCCCGAGTTGCGAGCACATGggtgacttgcaactggggcgattACAAACTACATTCCCTCGAGTTGCGAGTCGATTGTGGACTTTCAACTGGGCCGACAAAAACCCCTAATTGCATGTCGAGGGTCTAATTGCAACTACCATGAAACAAGAACAAAtgaaccccctcccccccccccccgagttctgagtcgagggtggacttgcaactaggtcaACTACAGAACGACATCCCGAATTGCGAgtacatggttgacttgcaacttggGCGATTACAAAAACTACATGCCTCGAGTTGCAAGTCGGGGGAGGACTTGCAATTGGGGGTGAAAACAAAACAACACcccccgagttgcgagtcgaggatggacttgcaactagggcaactacAAAAATGCATCCCCAAGTTGCGAGTACATAGTTAACTTGCAACTGAGGCTATTGCAAAAACTACATCCCTCGAGTTTCAAGTcagggtggacatgcaactgggccgacagaaaACTCTAGTTGCAGGTCGAGGGTCAAATTTCAACTAccataaaacaagaaaaaaaacaagtTGCGAGTTGAGGGTGCACTTGCAACTAGGGAAACTACAAAAGTAGATCCCGGAGTTGCGAGcacatggttgacttgcaactggggcgattACAAACTACATTCCCTGAGTCGattgtggacttgcaactgggcagACAGAAATCCGTAGTTGCAGGCCGAGGGTCTAATTGAAATTAGCATGAGAAAGAGACCCCCCCCCGAGTTGCGAGTCAAGGGCGGACTTGCAACTAGCGCAACTACGAAACTACATCCCTGAGTTACGAGTACATGGTTGACTGGCAACTGGGGCGACTACAAAAACTACATGTCTTGAGTTGCAAGTCGGGGTGGACCTCCAACTAGGGTGAAAAAAAATAACACACCCCGAGTTGCGAGTCAAGAGTGGACTTCCAACTAGGCCGACAGAAAAACCCTAGTTGTGGGTCGAGGGTCAAAATTGCAACTACcatgaaacaagaaaaaaaacaccccctgagttgcgagtcgagggtggacttgcaactagggcaagtACAAAAACTACACCCCGGAGCTGTGAGcacatggttgacttgcaactggggcgattACAGACTACATTCTCTCGAGTTGCGAGTCGattgtggacttgcaactgggccgacagaaaCCCCTAGTTGCAGGTCGAGGGTCTTAATTGCAACTATGAtgaaacaagaaccaaaaaactACCCCCCCAAGTTGCAAGtcggggtggacttgcaactaggacaactacaaaactacatcctcgagttgcgagtcgagggtggacttgcaactggggcgattACAAAAACTGCATGCCTCGAGTTGCAAGTTGGGGGCGGACTTGCGACTGGGGCGATTACAAACTACATTCCCTCGAGTTGCGAATCGATTGTGGACTTGCTACTGGGCCGATAGAAAATTCTAGTTGGAGGTCGAGGGTCTAATTGCAACTACCATGAAACAATAACAAAAACACCCCCcccccgagttgcgagtcgagggtggacttgcaactagggaaacTACAAAACTACATCCCTGAGTTGCGAGTATATGGTTGGCTTGCAACTGGGGCGATCACAAAAATTACATGCCTCGAGCTGCAAGTTGGGGTGGACTTACAACTGGGGTCAAAACAAAACAACACACCCGAGTTTCGAgtcgagagtggacttgcaactgggaggAAAGAGGTCggggcccagttgcgagtcgaggctGGACTTGCAGCTGAGGCAAAAAGATGTCTAGGCCTAGTTACAAGTCAAGGGTGAGATCACAATTGGGACCAAAAAAGGTCGGGTCTCAATTGCGAGTCGAtgctggacttgcaactgggacaaaaaggtGTGGCCCAGTTGCGCGTCGAGGGTCGACTTGCAAAATGGTACAAAAATAGATTGGCCCTGGTTGCAAGTCAagaatggacttgcaactaggacaaaaagaAGTGGCCCTTCAATTGTATGTCGGCGTGGAGTTAGAAGTCGAAAAATTAAATGGTTGGCCTCCCTGTTGCGTGCCGATAGTGGACATGcaaaatggggggggggggaatgaggTCGGGGCCTATTTCGTCCCATGGGTGGACTTGCAAATTTTTACAAGAAAAAAGGCCCCCAATGTGACAAAAATGGATCGGTCCAGTTGCG
Proteins encoded:
- the LOC123096583 gene encoding UDP-glycosyltransferase 91B1-like: MTLEFASVGSWAFLWCAIFDPQAYEWYRDQSARRNKLRATERKGLAHAHSYAIVIYLDKQTRDKYDLLQKASDGLAAPFSAFLEAGSGKKPDWVVIDTFHHLVAAAALDRKVPSVVFLIYSAGTSVLYGVPRVSTVAHEELGASLAQRCMFTYETCKIIAHRCCAELEPESVPLLSKIFGKPVSPVGLLPPPFAGSRGLRIINGAATEKGDALVSWLDRQPDKSVVYVALGSEAPLSTELVHEMALGLELTGTRFLWALRKPSGVPDGDVDILPVRKRFYSLVRKPRWTYIDWGARPSLEYKLRTYRSLGFGGLDILRDKRERGV